One Flavobacterium sp. 90 DNA segment encodes these proteins:
- a CDS encoding fumarylacetoacetate hydrolase family protein: MKLIRFGEAGKEKPGILIGEKRFDVSSIVTDYNETFFEENGLEKLKKALENNPVLPEVDANVRLGSPVARPSKIICIGLNYVDHCLETNAPIPAEPIIFFKSTTSLCGPNDDLIIPKNSEKTDWEIELAFIVGKKASYVEEADALDYVAGYALLNDYSERAFQIERGGQWAKGKGCDTFAPLGPFLATQDEIADVNNIPMWLTVNGKKFQNSNTSNLVFKIPFLVHYLSQFMTLLPGDIISTGTPPGVGLGIKPDPIYIKAGDVIELGMDGLGSSKQHAVAYTK; the protein is encoded by the coding sequence ATGAAACTAATACGATTTGGAGAAGCCGGTAAAGAAAAACCAGGTATTTTAATAGGAGAAAAAAGATTTGATGTCTCTTCAATAGTAACGGATTACAACGAAACGTTTTTTGAAGAAAACGGATTAGAAAAATTAAAAAAAGCATTAGAAAATAATCCGGTATTACCGGAAGTTGACGCAAATGTACGTTTAGGTTCTCCGGTGGCGAGACCTTCAAAAATAATATGTATTGGTTTAAATTATGTAGATCATTGTTTAGAAACCAATGCGCCAATTCCGGCAGAGCCAATTATCTTTTTTAAATCAACTACCTCTTTATGCGGACCAAATGATGATTTGATAATCCCAAAGAACAGTGAAAAAACAGATTGGGAAATTGAGTTGGCTTTTATAGTGGGTAAAAAAGCAAGTTATGTAGAAGAAGCCGATGCTTTAGATTATGTTGCCGGTTATGCTTTACTGAATGATTATAGTGAAAGAGCTTTTCAAATAGAGCGTGGTGGACAATGGGCAAAAGGAAAAGGCTGCGATACATTTGCACCACTTGGACCCTTTTTGGCAACTCAGGACGAAATCGCAGACGTGAATAATATACCAATGTGGTTAACAGTTAACGGGAAAAAATTCCAAAATAGTAATACTTCTAATCTGGTATTTAAAATTCCATTTTTAGTGCATTATTTAAGTCAGTTTATGACGTTGCTTCCTGGTGATATCATTAGTACAGGAACTCCTCCGGGTGTTGGTTTAGGAATTAAACCAGATCCTATTTACATCAAAGCAGGAGATGTAATCGAATTAGGAATGGACGGTTTAGGCAGCAGTAAACAACACGCTGTGGCTTACACAAAATAG
- a CDS encoding SDR family oxidoreductase, with protein MFSLQNKKAVVTGGGSGIGKAISVLFAKQGAEVHIIELTEESAKTAVEEIKTNGGKVFSHACNVANQEEVLATFGKIGNINILVNNAGIAHVGKVETTPEADFDRIMNVNVKGVYNCLHASIPHFRNTGGGVILNMASIAAWVGIPDRFAYSTAKGAVMAMTLSIARDYMSENIRCNSVSPARVHTPFVDGFIAKNYPGQEAEMFEKLSKSQPIGRMAKPDEVAALALFLCSDESGFVTGCDYPIDGGFIKLNN; from the coding sequence ATGTTTTCATTACAAAACAAAAAAGCGGTTGTTACTGGTGGTGGCAGCGGAATTGGAAAAGCCATTTCAGTCTTATTTGCAAAGCAAGGAGCTGAGGTACATATTATTGAATTAACAGAAGAAAGTGCTAAAACGGCTGTTGAAGAAATAAAAACAAACGGAGGAAAAGTTTTTTCACATGCTTGTAATGTAGCCAATCAGGAAGAAGTATTAGCAACATTCGGAAAAATTGGAAACATTAATATTCTGGTAAATAATGCGGGAATTGCTCATGTTGGAAAAGTAGAAACCACTCCTGAAGCAGATTTTGACCGAATTATGAATGTGAATGTAAAAGGAGTTTACAATTGTTTGCATGCTTCAATACCACATTTTCGAAATACAGGCGGAGGCGTTATTTTAAATATGGCTTCGATTGCTGCCTGGGTCGGTATTCCGGATCGATTTGCTTATTCTACCGCCAAAGGAGCTGTAATGGCAATGACCTTGTCGATAGCCAGAGATTATATGAGTGAAAATATCCGTTGTAATTCTGTTTCTCCGGCGCGTGTGCATACACCTTTTGTAGATGGATTTATTGCAAAGAATTATCCGGGTCAGGAAGCTGAAATGTTCGAAAAATTATCAAAATCTCAACCTATCGGACGTATGGCAAAACCGGATGAAGTTGCAGCTTTAGCTTTGTTTTTATGCAGCGATGAATCTGGTTTTGTTACTGGTTGTGATTATCCTATTGATGGAGGTTTTATTAAATTAAATAACTAA
- a CDS encoding lactate utilization protein B encodes MTVKHAALAEKFIADEPRTDWHDETLWFVREKRDKAAHGLPEWEQLREWGSQIKNNTLSNLSSYLKEFEEKATANGIKVHWASDAKEHNEIIHKIIKKHGIQKIVKSKSMLTEECHLNEYLQHNGIEVVDTDLGERIVQFRKEPPSHIVLPAIHLKKEDVSTTFHDHLQTEKGNNDPQYLTEAARQHLRNKFVESELAITGVNFAIAETGGFVVCTNEGNADMGAHTAPVHIACMGFEKLIPKAEHLSVFLRLLARSATGQPITTYSSHFHKPRPNQEMHIVIVDNGRSKQLGREDFRNSLKCIRCAACFNTCPVYRRSGGHSYHTAVAGPIGSILNPNLDMKANADLPFASTLCGSCTNVCPVKINIHEQLWKWRQVIVAEGYVDTSKKLGMKGMSFVFSNPKVYRFMGKMGRGVMHLFPFMVNNKLNIWSKQREMPVAPKESFRDWYLKNGKNQK; translated from the coding sequence ATGACGGTAAAACACGCTGCATTAGCGGAAAAGTTTATAGCTGACGAGCCTAGAACCGACTGGCACGACGAAACTTTGTGGTTCGTTCGTGAAAAGCGCGATAAGGCTGCTCATGGTTTACCGGAATGGGAGCAATTAAGAGAATGGGGTTCGCAGATAAAGAACAACACGCTTTCAAACCTTTCCAGTTATTTAAAAGAATTTGAAGAAAAAGCTACAGCCAATGGCATAAAAGTGCACTGGGCTTCAGATGCCAAAGAGCACAATGAGATAATTCATAAAATCATCAAAAAACACGGTATTCAGAAAATTGTGAAGAGCAAGAGTATGTTAACCGAAGAATGTCATTTGAATGAATATTTACAGCATAATGGAATAGAAGTGGTCGATACTGATCTGGGAGAACGTATAGTTCAATTCAGAAAAGAACCTCCAAGTCATATTGTGTTGCCTGCAATTCACTTAAAAAAAGAAGATGTAAGTACTACTTTTCATGACCATTTGCAAACTGAAAAAGGAAATAACGATCCACAATATTTAACCGAAGCAGCGAGACAACACTTGCGTAATAAGTTTGTAGAATCGGAATTAGCGATTACAGGAGTCAATTTTGCGATTGCTGAAACAGGAGGTTTTGTAGTTTGTACCAATGAAGGAAATGCTGATATGGGAGCTCATACAGCGCCTGTACACATTGCGTGTATGGGTTTTGAAAAGTTAATTCCAAAAGCAGAACACCTTTCTGTGTTTTTGAGATTATTAGCCAGAAGCGCCACAGGTCAGCCTATTACAACTTATTCAAGTCATTTTCATAAACCGAGACCAAATCAGGAAATGCATATTGTGATTGTAGATAATGGTCGCAGTAAACAACTGGGAAGAGAAGACTTTAGAAATTCATTAAAATGTATTCGTTGCGCAGCCTGTTTTAACACTTGTCCGGTATATCGAAGAAGTGGCGGACATAGTTATCATACAGCTGTTGCAGGTCCAATTGGTTCTATCTTAAATCCGAATTTAGATATGAAAGCCAATGCCGATTTGCCTTTTGCATCAACTTTATGTGGTAGTTGTACCAATGTATGTCCGGTTAAAATCAATATACACGAACAGTTATGGAAATGGAGACAAGTAATTGTTGCTGAAGGATATGTAGACACAAGTAAAAAACTGGGAATGAAAGGAATGAGTTTTGTATTCTCGAATCCTAAAGTGTATCGTTTCATGGGAAAAATGGGAAGAGGCGTAATGCATTTATTCCCTTTTATGGTAAATAATAAATTAAATATTTGGTCTAAACAACGTGAAATGCCAGTCGCTCCAAAGGAATCATTCCGGGATTGGTATTTGAAAAACGGGAAAAACCAAAAATAA
- a CDS encoding (Fe-S)-binding protein, which translates to MKVALFIPCYIDQFYPNVGIATLQVLEKLGCDVTFPLQQTCCGQPMANSGFASLSKGCDINFVQNFAGFDYIVAPSGSCVLHVKEHLQDDKHPQEALQIRNTIYEFTEFLTDILKVESINASFPFKVGMHNSCHGQRGLNLSSMTERMLPEFSKPEQLLNMVKDITLTKAKRNDECCGFGGTFCVFEEAVSVKMGKDRIKEHEDNEVDYITGGDTSCLMHLEGILKRQGSTTKTIHIAEILNGFL; encoded by the coding sequence ATGAAGGTTGCCTTATTCATACCCTGTTATATAGACCAGTTTTACCCTAATGTGGGTATTGCTACTTTGCAGGTATTAGAAAAATTAGGCTGCGATGTCACTTTTCCGTTACAGCAAACTTGCTGTGGTCAACCTATGGCTAACAGTGGTTTTGCAAGTTTGAGTAAGGGTTGCGATATCAATTTTGTTCAAAATTTTGCAGGATTTGATTATATAGTTGCTCCTTCGGGAAGTTGCGTTTTGCATGTAAAAGAACATTTGCAAGATGACAAACATCCGCAAGAAGCATTACAGATTCGTAATACTATTTATGAATTCACCGAGTTTTTAACTGACATCTTAAAGGTGGAAAGTATTAATGCCAGTTTTCCTTTTAAAGTTGGGATGCACAACAGTTGCCACGGACAGAGAGGATTAAACCTTTCATCAATGACAGAAAGAATGTTACCGGAATTTTCAAAACCGGAACAATTATTAAATATGGTCAAAGACATTACCCTGACTAAAGCAAAACGAAATGATGAATGTTGCGGTTTTGGAGGTACTTTTTGCGTGTTTGAAGAAGCAGTAAGCGTAAAAATGGGTAAGGACAGAATAAAAGAACACGAAGATAATGAGGTTGATTATATTACTGGAGGAGATACCAGCTGTTTAATGCATCTGGAAGGAATATTAAAGCGACAAGGAAGTACCACTAAAACGATTCATATTGCTGAAATATTGAATGGTTTTTTATAA
- the fucP gene encoding L-fucose:H+ symporter permease: protein MALITQLDVEKDVSSVANKKWLFPFILVTSLFFFWGFVHNLDPILIPHLRKAFNLTDLESSLIDSSVFIAYFVMALPAGYIMRKYGYKSGIMIGLVLFGIGSILFVPAANSLQYIYFLGALFVIACGLTFLETAANPYVTILGPSETATKRLNFSQSFNGLAAFIAPAYIGPMILSGKNLTQAQMDAMAPAELHAYVLEEAASVKMPYLILGLIILAVALVFYFTNMPDVKDEDKEGAEGASFAGALKSMRLRWGILAQFFYVGAQVCVGSFFIKMATTSAGLEEGVAAKYLGFYGLAFMIGRFAGTFLMQYIKPRKLLIIYTIINILLSILAIVGTGMIVVYTLIAIAFFMSIMFPTIFSMGIDGLGHNTKIGSSLIVMSIVGGALLPPVLGFISDVTGSIQNGYVVPLTCFSVILLFAFNGHKTNKA, encoded by the coding sequence ATGGCATTAATAACTCAGTTGGATGTTGAAAAAGATGTTAGTTCTGTAGCAAATAAAAAATGGTTGTTTCCTTTTATATTGGTAACCAGTTTGTTTTTTTTCTGGGGATTCGTACATAATTTAGATCCAATACTTATTCCTCATTTAAGAAAAGCATTTAATCTTACCGATTTAGAATCTTCTTTGATTGATTCATCGGTCTTTATTGCCTATTTTGTTATGGCTTTGCCAGCCGGTTATATCATGAGAAAATACGGTTATAAATCCGGTATTATGATAGGATTGGTTTTGTTTGGTATTGGTTCAATTTTGTTTGTTCCGGCTGCCAATTCACTACAATATATTTACTTTTTAGGAGCGTTATTTGTTATAGCCTGCGGATTAACTTTCTTAGAAACGGCTGCAAATCCTTATGTTACAATATTAGGTCCGTCTGAAACGGCGACCAAAAGACTAAATTTTTCACAATCATTTAACGGACTCGCTGCTTTTATTGCTCCCGCATATATTGGTCCGATGATTTTATCCGGAAAAAATTTAACTCAGGCGCAAATGGATGCGATGGCACCGGCAGAATTGCATGCTTATGTTTTGGAAGAAGCAGCAAGTGTAAAAATGCCTTATCTAATTTTGGGACTGATTATTTTGGCTGTAGCCTTAGTATTTTATTTTACTAATATGCCTGATGTAAAAGATGAAGATAAAGAAGGAGCAGAGGGAGCAAGTTTTGCCGGAGCCTTGAAATCGATGCGTTTAAGATGGGGAATTTTAGCTCAGTTTTTTTATGTAGGAGCACAGGTTTGCGTTGGAAGTTTTTTTATTAAAATGGCAACTACTTCGGCAGGTCTGGAAGAAGGTGTTGCAGCCAAATATTTAGGTTTTTATGGTCTGGCATTTATGATAGGACGTTTTGCCGGAACATTTTTGATGCAATATATAAAGCCAAGAAAATTATTAATCATTTATACAATTATTAATATTCTATTATCAATATTAGCGATAGTGGGAACAGGAATGATAGTAGTCTATACTTTAATAGCGATCGCGTTTTTTATGAGCATCATGTTTCCTACTATTTTTTCAATGGGTATTGACGGACTCGGACATAATACAAAAATCGGATCTTCATTGATCGTAATGTCAATAGTTGGAGGAGCTTTACTTCCTCCGGTTTTAGGATTTATTTCGGATGTTACAGGAAGTATTCAAAATGGATACGTTGTTCCGTTGACTTGTTTTTCAGTAATACTATTGTTCGCATTTAACGGACACAAAACAAATAAAGCATAA
- a CDS encoding altronate dehydratase family protein translates to MLENEVKRLVVKMHPEDNVLVALTDLVKGESVIFDNQTYILQDTIKAKHKFYTADLKSGAEITMYGVLVGKVQNDVARGSLMTTDNLKHAAEPYQYRDVDFEWKAPDVSKYKDRTFKGYKRNDGRVGTANYWLFVPTVFCENRNLDVIREALHNELGYSVSDKYTQYTHSLLEAFKKGESLDTINVQLAPDTNTNRAFKNVDGIKFLNHQGGCGGTRQDAATLSALLASYANHPNVAGITVLSLGCQHLQVQDFTNDVKKQNASFDKPLFIFEQQQSKSEEQLVADAIKKTFEGLIEINKHERVSAPLSELCLGVKCGGSDGFSGVSANPAVGYASDLLVALGGKVLLAEFPELCGVEQNLIDRCTTETVANKFIDLMQSYDALAHKVGSGFHMNPSPGNIKDGLITDAIKSAGAAKKGGTAPVVDVLDYTEPATKAGLSLVCTPGNDVEATTGKAASGATLILFTTGLGTPTGNPVCPVIKVATNSILAQKMSDIIDIDCGPIISGEKTIEEMGEDILEYCIKAASGEIIPKAVLLNQDDFIPWKRGVSL, encoded by the coding sequence ATGTTAGAAAACGAAGTAAAAAGATTAGTGGTGAAAATGCACCCGGAAGATAATGTGCTTGTAGCTTTAACAGATTTGGTAAAAGGAGAAAGTGTGATTTTTGACAATCAGACTTATATACTTCAAGATACTATTAAGGCAAAACATAAATTTTATACAGCAGATTTAAAATCAGGAGCTGAAATAACGATGTATGGTGTTTTGGTTGGAAAAGTGCAAAATGATGTTGCTAGGGGAAGCCTGATGACAACAGATAATCTTAAACATGCCGCAGAACCTTATCAGTATCGTGATGTTGATTTTGAATGGAAAGCTCCAGATGTTTCAAAGTATAAAGACAGAACTTTTAAAGGATATAAAAGAAATGACGGTCGCGTAGGAACTGCCAATTATTGGTTGTTTGTACCAACAGTATTTTGCGAAAATAGAAATCTTGATGTAATCCGTGAAGCTTTGCATAATGAGTTGGGATATTCAGTAAGCGATAAATACACGCAATATACGCATAGTTTATTGGAGGCATTTAAAAAAGGAGAAAGTCTGGATACCATAAATGTTCAATTGGCTCCGGATACAAATACGAACCGCGCGTTTAAAAACGTAGATGGAATTAAATTTCTAAACCATCAGGGAGGTTGCGGAGGTACACGTCAGGATGCGGCTACTTTGAGCGCGTTATTGGCTTCCTATGCAAATCATCCAAACGTAGCAGGTATAACAGTATTGAGTTTGGGATGCCAACATTTGCAAGTGCAGGATTTTACAAATGATGTTAAAAAACAAAATGCATCTTTTGATAAACCATTATTTATTTTTGAGCAGCAACAATCAAAAAGTGAAGAACAATTAGTTGCCGATGCCATTAAAAAAACATTTGAAGGCTTAATCGAAATAAACAAACACGAACGAGTTTCGGCGCCATTGAGCGAATTATGTTTGGGAGTTAAATGCGGAGGAAGCGATGGCTTTAGCGGAGTTTCTGCTAATCCGGCTGTAGGTTATGCTTCAGATTTATTGGTGGCTTTGGGCGGTAAAGTTTTGTTAGCAGAATTTCCTGAATTATGTGGAGTAGAACAGAATCTGATTGATCGTTGTACAACAGAAACGGTAGCTAATAAATTCATTGATTTAATGCAGTCTTATGATGCTTTGGCACATAAAGTAGGTTCAGGATTTCACATGAATCCATCGCCGGGAAACATCAAAGACGGATTAATAACCGATGCCATAAAAAGTGCCGGAGCAGCTAAAAAAGGAGGTACAGCGCCAGTCGTTGATGTATTAGATTATACGGAACCGGCGACAAAAGCAGGTTTGAGTTTGGTTTGTACACCAGGAAATGATGTTGAAGCAACAACAGGAAAAGCGGCATCCGGAGCAACATTAATATTATTTACAACAGGATTAGGAACGCCAACAGGTAATCCGGTTTGTCCTGTTATTAAAGTAGCCACAAATTCTATTTTAGCGCAAAAAATGAGCGATATTATTGATATTGATTGCGGTCCGATAATTAGTGGCGAAAAAACCATTGAAGAAATGGGCGAAGATATTTTGGAATATTGCATTAAAGCGGCAAGTGGAGAAATTATTCCAAAAGCAGTGTTGTTAAACCAAGATGATTTTATTCCGTGGAAACGTGGAGTATCATTGTAA
- a CDS encoding GH92 family glycosyl hydrolase, producing the protein MNKNLKSAFFAILALCYLQMQSQSIKQNLTQYVDPFIGTGFHGHVFMGANVPFGAVQLGPVNISQGWDWCSGYHYSDPTIIGFSHTHLSGTGIGDLGDLLFMPAVGKINLKKGTAKDMENGYISGFDHKDEVAKPGYYSVILKKNGIKAEMTASERVGFQKYTFPASDKSHIILDLVEGIGWDKAVDTYIRVKNDTLIEGYRFSKGWAPDQRIYFAAILSKPAKKIQLYNNTKEMINKVVLGDSAKAVIQFSTLKDEVIKIKVGISAVSTENALMNIKKEISGWNFEKTATEADEKWNKELNKIAVKSNDIAKMKTFYTALYHTMIAPSTYNDSNGDYYGSDKQVHKAAGFTNLTTFSLWDTYRGANPLFTLTQTEKVSDIINSMLAIYQETGHLPVWHLMGNETYCMPGNSAIQIVADAYLKGIKGIDGELAFEAVKATAMQDDRGLNFVKKIGYIPADSLRESVAIGMEYAISDGAIAMMAKKMGKTEDYNYFYNRSKAYKKYYDASTTFVRGKVSDTEWRTPFDPFKSAHMKDDFAEGNAWQYTWLVPHDVEGLIAMLGGEKPFTKKLDTLFTIKGDMGAEASNDITGLIGQYAHGNEPSHHITYLYNFVGQPWKTAEKVRYIIDNLYSDKQDGLCGNEDVGQMSAWYVWSAMGMYSVNPFNGIYVFGSPTMDESVLNLADGKSFIVKAVNNTPKNIYIQKATLNGKDYTKSYILHSDIMKGGELIFTMGDKPSKSWGVSPKDRPYSVK; encoded by the coding sequence ATGAATAAAAATTTAAAATCGGCATTTTTTGCAATTTTAGCGCTTTGCTATCTGCAAATGCAAAGTCAGAGTATTAAACAAAATTTGACACAATATGTAGATCCTTTTATTGGTACAGGATTTCACGGACACGTTTTCATGGGAGCAAATGTGCCTTTTGGAGCGGTTCAGTTGGGACCTGTAAACATATCACAAGGTTGGGATTGGTGCTCGGGTTATCATTATTCTGATCCTACTATTATTGGATTTTCACACACACATTTGAGCGGAACCGGAATTGGTGATCTTGGAGATTTACTTTTTATGCCAGCCGTTGGTAAAATCAATTTGAAAAAAGGAACTGCCAAAGACATGGAAAACGGATATATTTCAGGTTTTGATCATAAAGATGAGGTAGCAAAACCAGGATATTATTCGGTTATTTTGAAGAAAAACGGAATCAAAGCCGAAATGACTGCTTCTGAAAGAGTTGGTTTTCAAAAATACACTTTCCCGGCTTCAGATAAATCACATATTATTTTAGATCTGGTTGAAGGAATTGGTTGGGATAAAGCCGTAGATACTTATATCAGAGTTAAAAATGATACTTTAATAGAAGGTTATCGTTTCTCAAAAGGCTGGGCTCCTGATCAAAGGATTTATTTTGCAGCAATTTTATCAAAACCGGCTAAAAAAATCCAATTGTATAACAATACAAAAGAGATGATAAATAAAGTGGTTTTGGGCGACAGTGCAAAAGCGGTGATTCAATTTTCGACTTTAAAAGATGAAGTGATTAAAATTAAAGTGGGAATTTCGGCAGTTAGCACTGAAAATGCTTTGATGAACATTAAAAAAGAAATTTCGGGTTGGAACTTCGAAAAAACAGCAACTGAGGCTGATGAAAAATGGAATAAAGAGCTGAATAAAATTGCAGTAAAATCGAATGATATTGCCAAAATGAAAACGTTTTATACCGCATTATACCACACCATGATTGCGCCTTCTACTTACAATGACAGCAATGGCGATTATTATGGTTCGGACAAACAAGTTCATAAAGCAGCCGGATTTACAAATTTGACAACTTTTTCATTATGGGATACTTATAGAGGCGCAAATCCTTTGTTTACATTAACTCAAACCGAAAAAGTTTCGGATATAATCAATTCGATGTTGGCGATTTATCAGGAAACAGGACATCTTCCGGTTTGGCATTTAATGGGCAATGAAACGTATTGTATGCCTGGAAACAGTGCCATTCAGATTGTTGCCGATGCGTATCTAAAAGGAATCAAAGGAATTGACGGAGAATTGGCTTTCGAAGCGGTAAAAGCAACAGCAATGCAAGATGATCGTGGATTAAATTTTGTTAAAAAAATAGGCTACATTCCGGCAGATAGTTTGAGAGAATCGGTAGCAATTGGAATGGAATATGCAATTTCAGACGGTGCAATTGCTATGATGGCTAAAAAAATGGGAAAAACAGAAGATTATAATTATTTCTATAACCGCTCAAAAGCATACAAGAAATATTACGATGCTTCGACCACTTTTGTACGTGGAAAAGTGAGCGATACAGAATGGAGGACACCTTTTGATCCGTTTAAATCGGCGCATATGAAAGATGATTTTGCCGAAGGAAATGCCTGGCAATACACTTGGTTAGTGCCTCATGATGTAGAAGGATTGATTGCAATGTTGGGAGGAGAAAAACCGTTTACGAAAAAACTGGATACTTTATTTACTATTAAAGGAGATATGGGAGCTGAGGCTTCAAACGATATTACAGGTTTGATTGGACAGTATGCTCACGGAAACGAGCCAAGTCATCACATTACATATTTGTATAATTTCGTGGGACAACCTTGGAAAACTGCTGAGAAAGTACGTTACATCATTGATAATTTATATAGCGACAAACAGGACGGATTGTGTGGAAACGAAGACGTAGGACAAATGTCGGCTTGGTACGTTTGGAGCGCCATGGGAATGTATTCTGTAAATCCATTCAACGGAATTTACGTTTTTGGAAGTCCAACTATGGATGAATCAGTATTGAATTTGGCTGATGGAAAAAGCTTTATTGTGAAAGCCGTAAACAATACTCCAAAGAATATCTACATTCAAAAAGCAACTTTAAACGGAAAGGATTATACTAAAAGTTATATCCTTCATTCGGATATCATGAAAGGTGGTGAATTGATTTTTACAATGGGAGACAAACCTTCAAAATCTTGGGGAGTTTCTCCTAAAGACAGACCTTATTCTGTGAAATAA
- a CDS encoding LUD domain-containing protein has protein sequence MSARENILNAIAMNQPELVELPVIDLNSVIHYEDAFAQFKTVLESIGGKVELISDIAVLKDQLIADKTSGSFIVNTIAALGDIDEQVAFLSAIELEKVEKAYIKGTIGVAENGAVWVYESQMINRLIPFICQHLILVIEKKNIVNTLHQAYEKIEVSKEGFGAFIAGPSKTADIEQSLVIGAHGARSAVIYVIE, from the coding sequence ATGAGTGCAAGAGAAAATATATTGAATGCCATAGCGATGAATCAGCCTGAATTGGTTGAACTTCCTGTTATTGATCTCAATTCTGTTATTCATTATGAAGATGCCTTTGCACAGTTTAAAACTGTATTGGAGAGCATTGGTGGTAAAGTAGAATTGATTTCGGATATAGCAGTGCTTAAAGATCAGTTAATTGCTGATAAAACAAGCGGAAGTTTTATTGTAAATACTATAGCAGCACTTGGAGATATAGACGAACAAGTAGCTTTTTTGTCGGCAATTGAATTAGAAAAAGTCGAAAAAGCATACATAAAAGGTACAATTGGAGTGGCAGAAAATGGCGCTGTCTGGGTTTATGAAAGTCAAATGATAAACAGACTTATTCCTTTTATATGTCAGCATTTGATTTTGGTAATCGAGAAAAAAAACATTGTAAACACGTTACATCAGGCATACGAAAAAATAGAAGTATCAAAAGAAGGATTTGGTGCATTTATAGCCGGACCTTCTAAAACGGCCGATATAGAACAATCATTGGTAATAGGAGCGCATGGCGCAAGAAGTGCTGTGATTTATGTAATTGAATAA